In Streptomyces sp. KMM 9044, one DNA window encodes the following:
- a CDS encoding cupin domain-containing protein, translated as MTGLIVPPGHGRKLITKAQEVTFKATKAHGSSVSIFEVVVPPGFDVGAHVHKDSQEFFYVLEGELQLLAFEPTRRTEDSWHDWESPAGDGVVRATEGACMFVPPGIPHAFRNASDEPARMLFQCYPSPYHEYYFEEIAEIWAAGGAVDPEAVEQMRQRYDVSQITPLRYEPPTPLSSPSASEHGA; from the coding sequence ATGACCGGCCTCATCGTGCCGCCCGGCCACGGGCGAAAGCTGATCACAAAGGCGCAGGAGGTGACCTTCAAGGCCACCAAGGCGCATGGCTCCTCGGTATCGATCTTCGAGGTGGTCGTGCCGCCCGGATTCGACGTCGGGGCGCACGTCCACAAGGATTCACAGGAGTTCTTCTACGTCCTGGAGGGGGAGCTGCAGCTCCTGGCGTTCGAGCCGACCAGGCGCACTGAGGATTCCTGGCACGACTGGGAGTCCCCGGCCGGAGACGGGGTTGTCCGGGCGACCGAGGGTGCCTGCATGTTCGTCCCTCCGGGAATCCCGCACGCGTTCAGGAACGCCTCGGACGAACCGGCACGCATGCTGTTCCAGTGCTACCCGTCGCCCTATCACGAGTACTACTTCGAGGAGATCGCGGAGATCTGGGCGGCCGGCGGGGCGGTGGATCCCGAGGCCGTGGAGCAGATGCGTCAGCGCTATGACGTCAGTCAGATCACTCCGCTTCGCTATGAACCCCCCACTCCTCTTTCTTCCCCGTCGGCATCGGAGCACGGAGCGTAA
- the qcrB gene encoding cytochrome bc1 complex cytochrome b subunit — translation MTTTETAPQGTRTETPKGERVADWVDGRLGIYHFRFLVRKVFPEHWSFMFGEIALYSFVILILTGIWLTLFFDPSMAEVVYDGPYEPLRGLLMTEAYASTVEISFEVRGGLFIRQLHHWAALVMIGSLCLHTLRHFLTGSFRKPRELNWLIGFVMLVLVTLEGFLGYSLPDDLLSGTGLRIASGITLAIPLVGTYAHMLLFGGEFPGTEIVPRLYPLHILLIPGIIFVLLTVHLILVFYHKHTQFRGPGRTEQNVVGEPFMPNYAAKAGGFFFLVTGVLALMAGIAQINPVWKYGPFRSDQISQGSQPDWYMGFLEGALRAMPPWEVVLPGGYTLSLGILIPAVILPTVMMAVIALWPFLEAWVTGDKREHHLLDRPRDHPTRTAFGCAFVSLYLVLFFGGANDVLAERFHLSLNSITWTVRIGVFLVPALTYVITKRICLGLQRRERDKLLHGRETGRIKRLPHGEFVEVHERVDRGHEYRLLAREDYKPLPAPATEHDGVPNPRGRKQVLRHRLSHWLYGEQVVKPTPQELEQAWEHAGHPSNGPLEAAARRPVQQREPDQELH, via the coding sequence ATGACCACGACCGAAACGGCGCCGCAGGGCACACGGACCGAGACGCCGAAGGGCGAACGCGTCGCCGACTGGGTGGACGGGCGGCTCGGGATCTACCACTTCCGGTTCCTGGTCCGCAAGGTGTTTCCCGAGCACTGGTCCTTCATGTTCGGCGAGATCGCGCTCTACAGCTTCGTCATACTGATCCTCACCGGGATCTGGCTCACCCTGTTCTTCGACCCGAGCATGGCCGAGGTCGTCTACGACGGCCCGTACGAGCCGCTGCGGGGTCTTCTGATGACGGAGGCCTACGCCTCCACGGTGGAGATCAGCTTCGAGGTGCGCGGCGGCCTGTTCATCCGCCAGCTGCACCACTGGGCGGCCCTGGTCATGATCGGTTCGCTCTGTCTGCACACACTGCGGCACTTCCTCACCGGATCGTTCCGCAAGCCGCGTGAGCTGAACTGGCTGATCGGTTTCGTGATGCTCGTCCTGGTCACCCTGGAGGGCTTCCTCGGGTACTCGCTCCCCGACGACCTGCTCTCCGGCACCGGCCTGCGCATCGCCTCGGGCATCACGCTCGCCATCCCGCTGGTCGGCACATACGCGCACATGCTGCTGTTCGGCGGCGAGTTCCCCGGAACCGAGATCGTGCCCCGGCTCTACCCCCTGCACATCCTGCTGATCCCGGGAATCATCTTCGTCCTGCTCACGGTCCACCTGATCCTGGTCTTCTACCACAAGCACACCCAGTTCCGGGGCCCGGGCCGCACCGAGCAGAACGTCGTCGGCGAGCCCTTCATGCCGAACTACGCGGCCAAGGCCGGCGGCTTCTTCTTCCTGGTCACCGGCGTGCTCGCGCTGATGGCGGGCATCGCTCAGATCAATCCCGTGTGGAAGTACGGTCCCTTCCGCTCCGACCAGATCTCCCAGGGATCGCAGCCGGACTGGTACATGGGCTTCCTCGAAGGCGCCCTGCGGGCCATGCCCCCCTGGGAGGTCGTCCTCCCGGGCGGCTACACCCTCAGCCTCGGCATCCTGATCCCGGCCGTCATTCTGCCCACGGTGATGATGGCTGTGATCGCCCTGTGGCCGTTCCTGGAGGCATGGGTCACCGGGGACAAGCGCGAGCACCACCTTCTCGACCGGCCGCGCGACCATCCCACGCGGACCGCTTTCGGCTGCGCGTTCGTCTCCCTGTACCTGGTGCTGTTCTTCGGCGGCGCCAACGACGTCCTGGCCGAGCGCTTCCATCTGTCCCTGAACTCCATCACCTGGACGGTACGGATCGGAGTCTTCCTGGTCCCGGCACTGACGTACGTCATCACCAAGCGAATCTGCCTGGGTCTGCAGCGGCGGGAGCGGGACAAGCTGCTGCACGGCCGTGAGACCGGAAGGATCAAGAGGCTGCCGCACGGCGAGTTCGTCGAGGTGCACGAGCGCGTCGACCGCGGCCACGAGTACAGGCTGCTGGCCAGAGAGGACTACAAGCCGCTGCCGGCGCCCGCGACGGAGCACGACGGCGTGCCCAACCCACGGGGCCGCAAGCAGGTGCTGCGCCACCGGCTCAGCCACTGGCTCTACGGCGAGCAGGTCGTGAAGCCGACGCCGCAGGAGCTGGAGCAGGCCTGGGAACACGCCGGTCACCCGTCCAACGGCCCCTTGGAGGCCGCAGCACGGCGCCCCGTCCAGCAGAGGGAGCCGGACCAGGAACTGCACTGA
- a CDS encoding DUF3099 domain-containing protein yields MSRTPWRRRDEPRVESITAAHTGLTQDLRSRQRRYLVAMLVRSGCVVLMALTWSRWPALSVCALAGAVLIPYVAVVVAQAGWRQQRGVRHMPAGASEKPAPRVVLEPTLILPSERDTAD; encoded by the coding sequence ATGAGCAGAACCCCATGGCGGCGCCGGGACGAACCCCGGGTCGAGTCCATCACCGCGGCACACACCGGCCTGACGCAGGATCTGCGCAGCCGCCAGCGCCGCTACCTCGTGGCCATGCTGGTGCGCAGCGGCTGCGTGGTCCTGATGGCCCTCACCTGGAGCCGTTGGCCCGCCCTCTCGGTCTGCGCCCTGGCCGGCGCCGTCCTCATCCCGTACGTCGCCGTGGTGGTCGCCCAGGCTGGATGGCGCCAGCAGCGGGGCGTGCGGCACATGCCTGCGGGTGCGTCCGAAAAGCCCGCCCCCCGTGTCGTCCTCGAACCCACCCTGATCCTGCCGTCGGAACGCGACACGGCGGACTGA
- a CDS encoding type III polyketide synthase, with amino-acid sequence MEETLEFAERVHGGKPQLPLALRLIRNTGVRKRHIVQPIEKTLMHPGLTERNRIYEIESKKRTPEVVEQALKNADVVARDIDAIIYVSCTGFLMPSLTAWLINTLGFPSETCQIPIAQLGCAAGGAAVNRAHDFCTAHPGSNVLIVSCELCSLCYQPDADDIGSLLSDGLFGDAVAAAVVRGNGGVGIELERNASYLIPNTEDWISYSVRDTGFHFQLDRRVPGTMEPLAPVLREFAKDHSWDVGSLDFYIVHAGGPRILDDLARFLDVDRQVFRHSWATLTEYGNIASAVVLDAARRLFEEDTLKPDATGLIAGFGPGITAEMALGRWGVETPVEMDDTA; translated from the coding sequence ATGGAAGAGACTCTGGAATTTGCTGAAAGAGTCCACGGTGGAAAGCCTCAACTTCCTCTGGCGCTGCGCCTGATTCGGAACACGGGGGTGCGGAAGCGGCATATCGTTCAGCCCATCGAGAAGACACTGATGCACCCGGGCCTGACGGAACGCAACCGCATCTACGAGATCGAGTCCAAGAAGCGCACCCCCGAGGTCGTCGAACAGGCCCTGAAGAACGCCGACGTGGTGGCGCGGGACATCGACGCGATCATATATGTATCGTGCACCGGATTCCTGATGCCGTCGCTGACCGCATGGCTGATCAACACGCTCGGATTCCCGTCCGAAACGTGCCAGATACCCATCGCACAGCTGGGGTGCGCGGCGGGCGGGGCAGCGGTCAACCGGGCCCACGACTTCTGCACGGCCCACCCCGGCAGCAACGTCCTGATCGTGTCGTGCGAGCTGTGCTCGCTGTGCTACCAGCCCGACGCGGACGACATCGGCTCACTGCTGTCCGACGGGCTCTTCGGCGACGCGGTCGCGGCCGCCGTGGTGCGGGGCAACGGGGGCGTCGGCATAGAGCTGGAGCGCAACGCCTCGTATCTCATCCCGAACACCGAGGACTGGATCTCCTACTCCGTGCGTGACACCGGCTTCCACTTCCAGCTGGACCGTCGCGTGCCGGGGACGATGGAACCGCTGGCCCCGGTGCTGCGGGAGTTCGCCAAGGACCACAGCTGGGACGTCGGCAGCCTCGACTTCTACATCGTCCACGCCGGCGGTCCACGGATCCTGGACGATCTCGCCAGGTTCCTCGACGTCGACCGTCAGGTGTTCCGCCACAGCTGGGCGACCCTGACCGAGTACGGGAACATCGCCAGCGCCGTCGTACTCGACGCCGCGCGCAGGCTGTTCGAAGAGGACACCCTGAAGCCCGATGCCACCGGCCTGATCGCGGGGTTCGGTCCCGGAATCACCGCGGAGATGGCACTGGGCCGTTGGGGCGTCGAAACACCGGTAGAGATGGACGACACCGCATGA
- a CDS encoding class I adenylate-forming enzyme family protein has translation MKGSTAYKSIQKRGLHIGLLPEMAAAVNGATSITLDHDLDVLPEAGRRLTVSQYAGHVNDLAGRLWAAGVRPDEHVVIHKTHNADIWMLAAAASRIGAIVVMLSPALDAATVGALIERVGRPNLLTDVHKLDVLAEVPLADLTTRVITVNGDRPGAVSLTGLAGAPRVRPVVRPIDAAAVITHTSGTTGIPKLVVHTPRTQGLRLLPQWRLLALMRKKETVAIHIPFVHSRMVAAMSLALLKEFPVLLLKESDPSDVAEQFIEHRPVLVEALPNSLMEWEHLAQDPRMPFGSVKVFSSTFDAIHPRTMSRLLNSSHRRGALFFQIYGQSEVGPAVGRAYFRDSAHKANGRCVGWAMPKGAAKVRVVSRDGNPPSEQNPGFIEVAWNGLAKTYFAEQERYDSQRKGDWWRTGDVGYRTRFGCLHMLDREVDMISGVRSSLEVEDVVLGQLSELSELVVVQGPNSEPVPVICTVDDKPLDRDRWRAAVADFPQLADPVQIPQAELPRTATLKVQRLALARRFVEQPEERA, from the coding sequence ATGAAGGGCTCCACAGCCTACAAATCGATACAGAAGCGCGGTCTGCACATCGGCCTGCTGCCGGAGATGGCCGCGGCCGTGAACGGGGCGACGTCCATCACCCTGGACCACGACCTGGACGTCCTGCCCGAGGCAGGACGGCGACTGACGGTGTCCCAGTACGCCGGTCACGTGAACGACCTGGCGGGCCGCCTGTGGGCGGCTGGTGTCCGGCCCGACGAACACGTGGTGATCCACAAGACCCACAACGCCGACATCTGGATGCTCGCCGCCGCGGCGTCTCGCATCGGAGCAATCGTCGTGATGCTTTCGCCCGCCCTGGACGCCGCGACCGTCGGTGCCCTGATCGAGCGGGTGGGCCGGCCGAACCTGCTCACCGATGTGCACAAGCTGGACGTCCTGGCTGAGGTCCCGCTCGCGGATCTCACCACGCGGGTGATCACCGTGAACGGCGACCGACCGGGGGCGGTCTCGCTCACCGGACTCGCCGGTGCGCCGCGGGTCAGGCCGGTGGTCCGGCCGATCGACGCGGCCGCCGTGATCACCCACACCTCCGGCACCACCGGCATCCCCAAGCTCGTGGTGCACACACCCCGCACCCAGGGCCTCCGCCTCCTGCCGCAGTGGCGGCTCCTCGCCCTGATGCGGAAGAAGGAGACCGTCGCGATCCACATCCCCTTCGTGCACTCGCGGATGGTCGCGGCGATGTCGCTGGCGCTTCTCAAGGAGTTCCCGGTCCTGCTCCTGAAGGAATCGGATCCCTCCGACGTCGCCGAGCAGTTCATCGAGCACCGGCCGGTGCTCGTCGAGGCGCTTCCCAACTCGCTGATGGAGTGGGAGCACCTCGCGCAGGACCCGCGCATGCCGTTCGGGTCGGTGAAGGTCTTCAGCAGCACGTTCGACGCGATTCACCCCAGGACGATGAGCCGGCTGCTCAACTCCTCCCACCGGCGAGGGGCCCTGTTCTTCCAGATCTACGGACAGAGCGAGGTAGGCCCGGCCGTCGGCCGCGCCTACTTCCGCGATTCCGCCCACAAGGCGAACGGACGCTGCGTCGGCTGGGCCATGCCGAAGGGCGCCGCGAAGGTCCGCGTGGTGAGCCGGGACGGCAACCCCCCGTCCGAGCAGAACCCGGGCTTCATCGAGGTCGCCTGGAACGGGTTGGCGAAGACCTACTTCGCCGAGCAGGAGCGGTACGACTCCCAGCGCAAGGGCGACTGGTGGCGGACCGGCGACGTCGGCTACCGCACCAGGTTCGGCTGCCTGCACATGCTCGACCGGGAGGTCGACATGATCTCCGGGGTGCGCAGCTCCCTGGAGGTCGAGGACGTGGTGCTGGGCCAGCTGAGCGAGCTGAGCGAGCTGGTCGTGGTGCAGGGACCGAACTCCGAGCCGGTTCCGGTGATCTGCACCGTCGACGACAAGCCGCTGGACCGGGACCGCTGGCGGGCGGCCGTCGCCGACTTCCCCCAGCTGGCCGATCCGGTCCAGATTCCGCAGGCCGAGCTGCCCAGGACCGCAACGCTGAAGGTGCAGCGGCTCGCGCTGGCCCGCCGGTTCGTGGAGCAGCCCGAGGAGCGGGCGTGA
- a CDS encoding methyltransferase produces MVGPSRFMSLLSCFELGIIDLLRETPGLTAAELGEAAGAKPDAVEQLLFLLVKEGFVAHDAESGGYSLDALAGVAESDLKRALAYMNLIKVTALRQLFHLTESARTGTVVGLKELYGAEGTLYDAVADHQDLNDAWLKLMNTVTAHIDPWFFGNVDVPSGAQVLDLAGNTGLGAIHTYRHKPSPGLRVTTFDLPEKKAECLANFRAEGLEEHLSFIGGNVFDEIPKGFDVVLIKHFLDMFDKDDVLRILRGVNKSLVVGGQVNILVPVYPENIKETDNYNVDFFPAFFIGCTMGQGGPQKLSVYQSWLEECGFKVTKAITKNAAEIPPDVIPVQAILSATKVA; encoded by the coding sequence ATGGTGGGACCCTCGCGGTTCATGAGCCTGCTGTCCTGCTTCGAACTCGGCATCATCGACCTGCTCCGTGAAACCCCGGGCCTGACCGCGGCGGAACTGGGCGAGGCCGCCGGGGCCAAGCCGGATGCCGTGGAACAGCTCCTTTTCCTGCTGGTCAAGGAGGGCTTCGTCGCCCATGACGCGGAGTCCGGAGGCTATTCCCTCGATGCGCTGGCGGGTGTCGCCGAGAGCGACCTCAAGCGAGCGCTCGCCTACATGAACCTGATCAAGGTCACCGCGCTGCGGCAGCTGTTCCACCTCACCGAGAGCGCGCGGACCGGCACGGTCGTCGGCCTGAAGGAGCTGTACGGCGCCGAGGGCACCCTGTACGACGCCGTGGCCGACCACCAGGACCTGAACGACGCCTGGCTCAAGCTGATGAACACCGTCACCGCCCACATCGACCCCTGGTTCTTCGGCAACGTCGACGTCCCCTCCGGCGCCCAGGTGCTCGACCTCGCCGGCAACACCGGCCTGGGGGCGATCCACACCTACCGGCACAAGCCGTCGCCCGGGCTCCGGGTGACCACCTTCGACCTGCCGGAGAAGAAAGCGGAGTGCCTGGCGAACTTCAGGGCCGAAGGCCTGGAGGAGCATCTCTCCTTCATCGGCGGCAACGTCTTCGACGAAATCCCCAAGGGGTTCGACGTCGTGCTGATCAAGCACTTCCTGGACATGTTCGACAAGGACGACGTGCTCAGGATCCTGAGGGGCGTCAACAAGTCGCTCGTGGTCGGCGGGCAGGTGAACATTCTGGTGCCGGTGTATCCGGAGAACATCAAGGAGACCGACAACTACAACGTCGACTTCTTCCCGGCCTTCTTCATCGGATGCACCATGGGCCAGGGCGGACCGCAGAAGCTGTCGGTCTATCAGAGCTGGCTGGAGGAGTGCGGGTTCAAGGTGACAAAGGCGATCACCAAGAACGCCGCCGAGATCCCGCCGGACGTCATCCCCGTACAAGCCATCCTGAGTGCGACGAAGGTCGCGTGA
- a CDS encoding undecaprenyl diphosphate synthase family protein, whose product MTNLMLLPDGMRRWSQKQGLSLDDSYAAMTDKLVEFTGWAREEGFTTFYVTVSSVANYSRSEAQVATAMNAFTEVVRRCHDSLKFNYSGTLEVVPERWLTELEALRDKSDKQSDFTLHFIMGMSLAHEVIGIFNKFNGKIPALTEEILADHAYVPEPVDFLIRPGGHVRMSSFYPLMSPFAEMHFCPTLLNDMTRADFDAALEDLRGRDRRYGLYPA is encoded by the coding sequence GTGACCAACTTGATGCTGCTGCCGGACGGAATGCGCCGCTGGTCCCAGAAGCAGGGCCTCTCCCTCGACGACAGCTACGCGGCCATGACGGACAAGCTCGTCGAGTTCACGGGCTGGGCCAGGGAGGAGGGCTTCACGACCTTCTACGTCACGGTCTCCTCCGTCGCGAACTACAGCCGCTCCGAGGCGCAGGTGGCCACGGCCATGAACGCGTTCACCGAGGTGGTGCGACGCTGTCACGACAGCCTCAAATTCAACTACTCCGGGACGCTCGAGGTCGTGCCCGAGCGTTGGCTGACGGAGCTGGAAGCGCTCCGGGACAAGTCCGACAAGCAGTCGGACTTCACTCTGCACTTCATCATGGGCATGTCCCTCGCCCACGAGGTGATCGGCATCTTCAACAAGTTCAACGGAAAGATCCCGGCCCTGACCGAGGAGATCCTGGCCGACCACGCCTACGTCCCCGAGCCGGTCGACTTCCTCATACGCCCTGGCGGGCACGTGCGTATGTCGTCCTTCTACCCGCTGATGTCGCCGTTCGCCGAGATGCACTTCTGTCCCACCCTGCTGAACGACATGACGCGGGCCGACTTCGACGCAGCTCTTGAAGACCTGCGGGGACGGGACCGGCGCTACGGCCTCTACCCGGCATGA
- a CDS encoding FAD-dependent oxidoreductase, translating to MPEAGVINGGDGHGHAVVIGSGIAGLTAVRALANFMDRVTVIERDWVPRGPARRRGVPQARHTHSLMAAAHQGLERLFPGMDRDLTEAGAVRVRMPEDMLLLGPCGWLPRFDSGLSMLSASRDLIDAVIRDRLLADPKVTFLQEHEAVSLLPGRDDTVTGVWVRGRDRKTPGGWSAPRPMSADFVVDATGRGSRAPQWLAELGYEPPAETVTEAKTTYATALLAPPVGHVADWKSLLLMASADDPAQGMLNPIEGGRWSVTLCTGDGERPPAGHAGLLRAAGALRHPLLREVVEAATPLGPVYGCDRTGNRWRHYERLRRWPDQFLVIGDAFAALDPAHGQGMTTAVQSALLLDHMLIAHGTTVGLSYRLRRALAHQLAPAWRMSTRGLCAAGGTSGPRAKVRARLDRRYAARIAAAATTDPQAATLLLELLQAAAPPAAAVRPGVLRAVLRGPRGPAPSAPPSTTHGPDARPRRSAAADAPAPGACAGSAPRRRTTAGSVTQWPAAGPAHDRRRP from the coding sequence ATGCCCGAAGCAGGTGTCATCAACGGGGGCGACGGCCACGGCCACGCCGTGGTCATCGGCTCGGGCATCGCCGGGCTCACCGCGGTGCGGGCCCTGGCCAACTTCATGGACCGGGTCACCGTGATCGAGCGCGACTGGGTGCCACGCGGGCCGGCCCGGCGCCGGGGCGTGCCCCAGGCACGGCACACCCACAGCCTCATGGCAGCCGCCCACCAGGGCCTGGAGCGGTTGTTTCCCGGCATGGACCGGGACCTGACCGAGGCCGGAGCGGTGCGCGTCCGCATGCCCGAGGACATGCTGCTGCTCGGCCCGTGCGGCTGGCTGCCCCGGTTCGACTCCGGCCTGTCGATGCTGAGCGCAAGCCGTGACCTGATCGACGCGGTGATACGCGACCGGCTGCTCGCCGACCCCAAGGTGACCTTTCTGCAGGAGCACGAGGCCGTCTCCCTGCTGCCCGGCCGCGACGACACCGTCACCGGCGTATGGGTGCGCGGCCGGGACCGGAAGACGCCCGGCGGATGGAGCGCCCCGCGCCCGATGTCCGCCGACTTCGTGGTGGACGCCACCGGACGCGGTTCGCGTGCGCCCCAATGGCTCGCCGAGCTCGGCTACGAGCCGCCCGCGGAAACGGTGACCGAGGCCAAGACCACGTACGCCACCGCCCTGCTCGCCCCGCCCGTCGGCCACGTCGCCGACTGGAAGAGCCTGTTGCTCATGGCCTCCGCGGACGATCCGGCCCAGGGCATGCTCAACCCCATCGAGGGCGGCCGCTGGTCGGTCACGCTGTGCACGGGGGACGGCGAGCGTCCGCCCGCCGGTCACGCCGGGCTGCTGCGCGCCGCGGGCGCCCTGCGCCACCCGCTGCTGCGCGAGGTCGTCGAGGCCGCCACGCCCCTCGGGCCGGTCTACGGCTGCGACCGCACCGGGAACCGCTGGCGCCACTACGAGAGGCTGCGCCGCTGGCCCGACCAGTTCCTCGTCATCGGCGACGCCTTCGCCGCCCTCGACCCGGCCCACGGCCAGGGCATGACGACAGCGGTACAGTCCGCCCTCCTCCTCGACCACATGCTCATCGCCCACGGCACCACGGTCGGCCTCTCCTACCGGCTGCGCCGGGCCCTCGCCCACCAGCTGGCCCCCGCCTGGAGAATGAGCACCCGCGGTCTTTGCGCGGCCGGCGGGACCAGTGGACCACGGGCCAAAGTGCGCGCCCGGCTCGACAGGCGGTACGCCGCCCGGATCGCGGCTGCCGCGACCACCGACCCGCAGGCGGCGACGCTGCTGCTGGAACTGCTGCAAGCGGCCGCCCCGCCCGCCGCAGCGGTGCGGCCGGGTGTGCTGCGGGCCGTGCTCCGGGGCCCGCGCGGCCCGGCCCCGTCGGCGCCGCCCAGCACCACCCACGGCCCGGACGCGCGTCCTCGCCGCTCCGCCGCCGCGGACGCCCCTGCCCCCGGTGCCTGCGCCGGCTCCGCTCCCCGGCGCAGGACCACCGCAGGCTCCGTGACGCAGTGGCCGGCCGCGGGGCCCGCCCACGACCGGCGCAGACCGTAG
- a CDS encoding DegT/DnrJ/EryC1/StrS family aminotransferase, translating to MSRTNTIPLVHASLGEQELAAVAEVFSSGWPAGQGPRGKALEAQLKQRYGAGDAVAVSNCGAALHLAMLALGVRPGDEVIVADYTFPAPAHAVRYVGATPVFADVRADTGTVDPQAVADLIGPRTAGVIAVDTVGMPADYAQLQAIADRHGLFVVEDAACAVGATYRGREAGALAEVACLSFHGRKGATSGEGGALIAADPAVAADARLRSSFGIGSIFDQAQVVGLPIPEFTEVGYNFKLSDIAAAILQVQIGRIDELLERRRAVAARYAELLADEELLTLPQVPEDRTHAWQSYMVTLDHSVDRAAVATDLRAQGIGCGHGTWATHVQPVFETKQTCPVSADLFRRNLAIPMHAELSTDQVERVAETLRAVLLSHAASGRRTA from the coding sequence ATGAGCAGAACAAACACGATCCCCCTGGTTCACGCGAGCCTGGGCGAGCAGGAGCTGGCGGCGGTCGCAGAGGTGTTCTCCTCGGGCTGGCCGGCCGGTCAGGGCCCCAGGGGCAAGGCGCTGGAAGCCCAGCTGAAGCAGCGTTACGGCGCCGGTGACGCGGTTGCGGTGAGCAACTGCGGTGCCGCGCTGCACCTGGCCATGCTCGCACTCGGCGTCAGGCCGGGCGACGAGGTGATCGTCGCCGATTACACCTTCCCGGCGCCCGCCCACGCGGTGCGTTACGTCGGCGCGACGCCGGTCTTCGCCGATGTACGTGCCGACACCGGCACCGTGGACCCGCAGGCGGTGGCGGACCTGATCGGTCCTCGGACCGCGGGTGTGATCGCGGTCGACACGGTCGGTATGCCCGCGGACTACGCGCAGCTGCAGGCGATCGCCGACCGCCACGGGCTGTTCGTCGTCGAGGATGCCGCCTGCGCGGTCGGTGCGACGTACCGGGGGCGCGAGGCGGGTGCGCTGGCTGAGGTGGCCTGTCTGTCCTTCCACGGGCGCAAGGGGGCCACGAGCGGTGAGGGCGGTGCGCTGATCGCCGCCGACCCGGCGGTCGCGGCGGACGCGAGGCTGCGGTCGTCCTTCGGCATCGGAAGCATCTTCGACCAGGCGCAGGTCGTCGGCCTGCCGATCCCGGAGTTCACCGAGGTCGGCTACAACTTCAAGCTGTCCGACATCGCCGCGGCGATCCTACAGGTGCAGATCGGCCGGATCGACGAGCTGCTGGAGCGTCGTCGGGCCGTCGCGGCACGCTACGCCGAACTGCTCGCCGACGAGGAACTCCTCACGCTTCCGCAGGTGCCCGAGGACCGCACGCACGCCTGGCAGTCCTACATGGTGACGCTGGATCACAGCGTGGACCGCGCGGCGGTCGCCACGGACCTGCGGGCTCAGGGCATCGGCTGTGGACACGGCACATGGGCGACGCACGTGCAGCCCGTGTTCGAGACAAAGCAGACGTGCCCGGTCTCGGCGGATCTCTTCCGCCGCAACCTCGCCATACCCATGCATGCCGAACTGAGCACGGACCAGGTCGAGCGGGTCGCCGAAACCCTCCGGGCCGTGCTGCTCTCCCACGCGGCCTCCGGCCGACGTACCGCATAG